One stretch of Desulfovibrio aminophilus DSM 12254 DNA includes these proteins:
- a CDS encoding Lar family restriction alleviation protein, producing the protein MSERATWANARAKGRRAYLSGIPLEANPMRSPVSRRLWEEAWESERMEDERRRAAQAVLGGEHRMCPFCGGCGCLESTQFGRPVMYWVACGGCGASAGAYSSRESAWAAWDHGSAV; encoded by the coding sequence ATGAGCGAACGCGCCACCTGGGCCAACGCCAGGGCTAAGGGCCGCCGGGCGTATCTCTCCGGCATCCCTCTGGAGGCCAATCCGATGCGGAGCCCTGTCAGCCGCAGACTGTGGGAGGAGGCATGGGAGTCTGAGCGTATGGAGGATGAGCGCCGCCGCGCCGCGCAGGCCGTGCTGGGGGGAGAGCATCGGATGTGTCCTTTTTGTGGTGGATGCGGCTGTCTGGAGTCCACGCAATTTGGCCGCCCTGTCATGTATTGGGTGGCGTGTGGGGGGTGCGGGGCGAGTGCAGGAGCCTACTCCTCTAGGGAGTCCGCGTGGGCTGCCTGGGATCATGGGAGTGCTGTATGA